TCCTATTCTTTATGGAATTCACTGTATTTTTGCAGGACTTTCATTTATGTTAATGAATCTATTTAATGTAAGAATAGGTATGACTTTTTCAGGAGGATTTATTGATTATATAGCTTTTGGAGTTTTACCAGGTACAACAGGTTTTGAAACTAATTGGTATATGATAATTATTGTAGGACTATGTCTAGCTGTAATCTACTATTTTGGTTTCAGATTTGCAATTAGAAAGTTTAACTTAATGACACCTGGAAGAGAAAAAGTTGAGACAAATGAAGTAAAGAATGAAAAAGAAGTTAAAAATGATGAACTTGCAGTAGGTGTACTTGAAGCATTAGGTGGAAAGGATAACTTAATCTCTCTAGATGCTTGTATTACAAGATTGAGAGTAGAAGTAAAAGATACTAAAAATGTTAATGAGAATGCTTTAAAATCTCTAGGTGCTTCAGGGGTTTTAAAAGTAGGAAGTAATGGAGTTCAAGCTATTTTTGGAGCAAAGGCACAATTTATATGTAATGATCTTAAAAAAATAACAGGTATTTAAAAAGGGCTATAAGGGAAAAAGGGATAGAAACAATAGGAAAAGTTGTAGCAAGTCAAAAATTATTAATTAACTTGCTCAACTTTTTTTATTTCTAAATGAATAGTTTAAACATAAAAAAGAGACTGTTTTAATTAATAAAATTATTAATATAACAATCTCAATTATTTATCTATTTAATTCCAACAATTTCATACTTCTTTAAAAGCTCTAATGGATGGTAAGACTCCTTTGCATCTCTAAGTCCTAAATCACCAAAATCATCTTCTCTATTTACAAACTTATAATCTTTAAACTCATTTTGTAAAAACATCATATTTATCATTTGATAACTTCCAATATATTCATTAAGCCCCTTCTCAATATGAACCACTACATATTCATCATCTAGTGCCTCTCCTAATGAGTAAGCTATTACTTTCCCATCAACTTTTAACATTCCACCTTTGACTCCAAGTCTATCAAAGTGATTTAAAATATTATGTATTCCAAGGTCTTCATTTCTTAAAACAGGTATAATTTCACACGACTTATCGTGACACCAATCTCCTTGAAACTCTAAAACCTCTTTTATATTTTCAGAAGTTATCTTCTCATAAGTATAATCATAAGTTTTCATAAAGTTATTAACTCTATTTTTCTTTTTAGAGTATTTTCTTCCCTTTAAATAAGCTAAACTCTCTAAAGAATAAACATAGTCAAAACTATCCCTTCTCTCCTCTAAAACAAAGCTATCTTCAAGATAATTTTTCCATTTTTCAGGTACAAGAATAATTTGAGCTTTTTCATTTAAAAGGTCTCTTATTATCTCTTTAGCATTATCTAAGTACTCCAATGATCTAGGTACAGGCATAAAATAATAATATTTTCCTTCATATAACCCTCTTACAACTAGAACATTATTCTCTATAGCATAAGTTGCCTTCTCCCCTTGACTCCAAAGATATAGATTTGTAAAGTTATAATCACAAGTTATAAACTTCCCTTTGGTGAACTCATCAATTATCTCTTTATCGTCAATGGTTAAATTTTTCCATTCCATTTTAATATCTCCTTAGTAAATATATAATTTCTTCCTCACCATATAATACTAAAAAAAATATACTTTTACTAGCACTTTTTTATTTTGCTAATTGATAGATAGCTTCTACATAGATTCTAGCAATAGTATCAATTTTATCTATTTCTAAGCATTCATTTTTTTGGTGCATATTATCTACTTGAGATGAAAGAAGAGCTCCAAAAGCAACTCCATTTGTTACCTCTCTAGCATAAGTTCCTCCACCAATAGCAATTGGCTCAGCTTCAACATCTCCAGTAATATCTTTATAGATATTCATCAATGTAGAAACAAGGAAACTATCTTTAGCAACGTATAAAGGAGCTGTATCTCCAGCAACAACTACATTTACCTTTCCTTCTACTTTTGCTTTTAATGTATCAATAACTTTTTGGTTAGGTACATGAACTGGACATCTCATATCTACACAAATTTCCATAGCTCCATTAGAGATATTCATCTTTCCTATGTTTAAAGTAAGTTTACCAGTTTCATGATCTTCAAAATTAACTCCTAAAGATGTTCCATCATTTTCCATTTTTACATATTCTTTAAAGAAATCTACTATATTTTTTAGATCTTCATTTAAGATTTCAGCAGTTCCTAAGAATGCAAATAGTGCACTAACTGCATTATATCCTTTGTGAGGTCTTGCTGCATGAGAAGATTTTCCCTCAGATGCAACATAATATTTTCCATCTTTTAATTCAACAGAGATTTTAAACTCTTTTCCTTCATTATAAGCTTCTACTTTAGATAATAGATCTCCAGTAAACTCTTGAGGAATAACAGCTTTTGCTCCATCAGGAACAGAGTTAAAAGCATTTCCACCAGCAAATGTAAAATCTCCTAGTTTTTTATATTCTTGAGTAAATTTAACACGAATAATTCCCTTTTCTGCAAATGTAACTGGGAAAGTAGAGTCTGGAGTAAATGCCATAGTTGGTTGAGGCATTTTTAAAGTGTTGAAGTAATGTTCCATACATAAACTTCCAGTTTCTTCATTAGCTCCAATTATCATTCTTACTTTTCTATTTAATTTTACTCCTGAATCCATGATAGCTTTCATAGCATATAAGCAGATCATAGATGGTCCTTTATCATCAAGAGTTCCTCTTCCAAAGATTTTTCCATCAGCTATAACTCCACCATATGGGGGATATATCCATCCATCTCCTTCAGGTACTACGTCTACATGTCCAAGGATACCTACAACTTCTTCTCCCTCTCCAAATTCAATAGTTCCAGCATAGTTATCAAAGTTTTCAACTTTAAATCCTAATTTAGCCCCTAAATCTAAGAAATATTGTAATGCTGCTGTTGGTCCTTCTCCAAAAGGTTTTCCTTCTTTAGCAGGTTCTTGTACACTTTTTATTTGTACAGCTCCTTGTATTCCTTTTACAATCTCATCTTTGTAAGTTAAAACTTTTTCTTGTAAATTTAACATCATTACCCCCCGTTAATTTAAAACTGTTCTCCAGTTTCCAACTGTATCTTTCTATATTTTTTATAAAAAAATCTTAAATATTCATATTCAAAAGGTGATCCACTACTATAATATCTAAAACTTGTATTTTTTCTCTTATCTATCCCTTGTAGAGCAACTACTCCAGGTTTATCTATATCTACAATATCAGCAGCTTCATAAGGATCCAATGCTCCTAAAGCATAGGTATTAATTCCACTACCTACTGCATCTCTCAAATTACTAGGTCCTAAAAAAGGTAAAATAAGATAAGGTCCATCTCCTACACCATAGTGAGCAAGAGTAAGTCCAAAATCTTCATAAGGTTTAGGCATTCCCAATTTTGATGCTACATCAAATAAACCAAACAAACCTAAAGTAGCATTTATAGAGAATCTTCCAAATGCTCTCATAGCTTTTTTAGGCTTTGCCTGTAAGATAGAGTTTCCTGTTGTAGTAAGATTTACACTATTTGCAAAAAAGTTTTTTACCCCTTTTTGAACAAAAGTTGGAGTTATTAAATTATAGGCATCTACAACAGGTAAAAAAACATATTTATCAAAAGTGTAATTAAAATAGTATATTCTTCTATTTAAAGGCTCCCATGGATCGTATACTCCAAAATATTGAGCAATTTCACTTTTAGTTTTTACACTTTCACTACTATTTTTATTTTCATCTCCAAAAGCAGTTGCACAAAATAAAGCGAAGATTAAAAGAGTTAGTATTTTTTTTCTAATTTTCATATTTAAATACCCCCTCTTTTAAGAATTTCAACATTACATCTACATTTTCAGAGTAGAACATATTTCCACAATGTCCCCCATATGGATAGATTATAAGTCTATCTTTGAAAGTATTCTCTAAGAATTTGAAATCATTTTCATTTAAGATAAGTTCATCTCTATTTGTTACAGCTACTATCTT
The nucleotide sequence above comes from uncultured Fusobacterium sp.. Encoded proteins:
- a CDS encoding phosphatidylglycerol lysyltransferase domain-containing protein — translated: MEWKNLTIDDKEIIDEFTKGKFITCDYNFTNLYLWSQGEKATYAIENNVLVVRGLYEGKYYYFMPVPRSLEYLDNAKEIIRDLLNEKAQIILVPEKWKNYLEDSFVLEERRDSFDYVYSLESLAYLKGRKYSKKKNRVNNFMKTYDYTYEKITSENIKEVLEFQGDWCHDKSCEIIPVLRNEDLGIHNILNHFDRLGVKGGMLKVDGKVIAYSLGEALDDEYVVVHIEKGLNEYIGSYQMINMMFLQNEFKDYKFVNREDDFGDLGLRDAKESYHPLELLKKYEIVGIK
- a CDS encoding VacJ family lipoprotein; translated protein: MKIRKKILTLLIFALFCATAFGDENKNSSESVKTKSEIAQYFGVYDPWEPLNRRIYYFNYTFDKYVFLPVVDAYNLITPTFVQKGVKNFFANSVNLTTTGNSILQAKPKKAMRAFGRFSINATLGLFGLFDVASKLGMPKPYEDFGLTLAHYGVGDGPYLILPFLGPSNLRDAVGSGINTYALGALDPYEAADIVDIDKPGVVALQGIDKRKNTSFRYYSSGSPFEYEYLRFFYKKYRKIQLETGEQF
- the pepV gene encoding dipeptidase PepV — encoded protein: MLNLQEKVLTYKDEIVKGIQGAVQIKSVQEPAKEGKPFGEGPTAALQYFLDLGAKLGFKVENFDNYAGTIEFGEGEEVVGILGHVDVVPEGDGWIYPPYGGVIADGKIFGRGTLDDKGPSMICLYAMKAIMDSGVKLNRKVRMIIGANEETGSLCMEHYFNTLKMPQPTMAFTPDSTFPVTFAEKGIIRVKFTQEYKKLGDFTFAGGNAFNSVPDGAKAVIPQEFTGDLLSKVEAYNEGKEFKISVELKDGKYYVASEGKSSHAARPHKGYNAVSALFAFLGTAEILNEDLKNIVDFFKEYVKMENDGTSLGVNFEDHETGKLTLNIGKMNISNGAMEICVDMRCPVHVPNQKVIDTLKAKVEGKVNVVVAGDTAPLYVAKDSFLVSTLMNIYKDITGDVEAEPIAIGGGTYAREVTNGVAFGALLSSQVDNMHQKNECLEIDKIDTIARIYVEAIYQLAK